From the Pongo pygmaeus isolate AG05252 chromosome X, NHGRI_mPonPyg2-v2.0_pri, whole genome shotgun sequence genome, one window contains:
- the CETN2 gene encoding centrin-2, producing MASNFKKANMASSSQRKRMSPKPELTEEQKQEIREAFDLFDADGTGTIDVKELKVAMRALGFEPKKEEIKKMISEIDKEGTGKMNFGDFLTVMTQKMSEKDTKEEILKAFKLFDDDETGKISFKNLKRVAKELGENLTDEELQEMIDEADRDGDGEVSEQEFLRIMKKTSLY from the exons ATG GCCTCCAACTTTAAGAAGGCAAACATGGCATCAAGTTCTCAGCGAAAAAGAATGAGCCCTAAGCCTGAGCTTACTGAAGAGCAAAAGCAGGAGATCCGGGAAGCTTTTGATCTTTTCGATGCGGATGGAACTGGCACCATAGATGTTAAAGAACTTAAG GTGGCAATGAGGGCCCTGGGCTTTGAAcccaagaaagaagaaattaagaaaatgataagTGAAATTGATAAGGAAGGGACAGGAAAAATGAACTTTGGTGACTTTTTAACTGTGATGACCCAGAAAATG TCTGAGAAAGATACCAAAGAAGAAATCCTGAAAGCTTTCAAGCTCTTTGATGATGATGAAACTGGGAAGATTTCGTTCAAAAATCTGAAACGCGTGGCCAAGGAGTTGGGTGAGAACCTGACTGATGAGGAGCTGCAG GAAATGATTGACGAAGCTGAtcgagatggagatggagaggtCAGTGAGCAAGAGTTCCTGCGCATCATGAAAAAGACCAGCCTCTATTAA